From Pseudomonas sp. stari2, a single genomic window includes:
- the mnmH gene encoding tRNA 2-selenouridine(34) synthase MnmH has translation MLRDCTDYRDIFLNDRPLMDARAPVEFHKGAFPGAVNLPLMNDLERQKVGTCYKQHGQQAAIELGHHLVSGAVKAERIEAWAEFARAHPDGYLYCFRGGLRSQITQQWLKSEAGIDYPRIGGGYKALRNFLIDTLEQAVTQCDFVLLGGMTGTGKTELLVQLRNGLDLEGHANHRGSSFGKRATGQPSNIDFENRLAIDLLKKRDAGIDQFVLEDESRVVGSCALPLPLYQGMQHYPMVWLEDSFDDRVQRILRDYVVDLSAEFSAVHGEQGFALFSERLLESLNNVQKRLGGERHRRMLLLMEDALAEQGRSGAVDLHRGWIEGLLREYYDPMYVFQREKKGARIEFAGERGAVIEYLRQRLSQKR, from the coding sequence ATGCTCCGCGACTGCACCGATTACCGCGACATTTTCCTCAACGACCGGCCGCTGATGGATGCCCGCGCGCCGGTCGAGTTTCACAAGGGCGCGTTCCCCGGGGCGGTCAATCTGCCGCTGATGAATGACCTCGAACGACAAAAGGTCGGTACCTGCTACAAACAGCATGGTCAGCAGGCGGCCATCGAACTGGGCCACCATCTGGTGTCCGGTGCGGTGAAGGCCGAACGCATCGAGGCCTGGGCCGAGTTCGCCCGGGCTCATCCTGACGGTTATCTCTATTGTTTTCGTGGTGGCCTGCGCTCGCAGATCACCCAGCAGTGGCTCAAGAGCGAGGCCGGGATCGACTATCCGCGCATCGGTGGCGGTTACAAGGCACTGCGCAACTTCCTGATCGACACCCTCGAACAAGCGGTGACCCAATGTGATTTCGTGCTGCTGGGCGGCATGACCGGCACCGGCAAGACCGAACTGCTGGTGCAATTGCGCAACGGTCTGGATCTGGAAGGCCACGCCAACCATCGCGGCTCCAGCTTCGGCAAGCGCGCCACCGGCCAGCCATCGAACATCGACTTCGAAAACCGCCTGGCCATCGACCTCCTCAAGAAACGCGACGCCGGTATCGACCAGTTCGTCCTCGAAGACGAGAGCCGGGTGGTGGGTAGTTGCGCGCTGCCGCTGCCGTTGTATCAGGGCATGCAGCACTACCCGATGGTCTGGCTGGAAGACAGTTTTGACGATCGGGTGCAGCGCATCCTGCGTGATTACGTGGTGGATCTGTCGGCCGAGTTTTCGGCGGTGCATGGCGAGCAGGGTTTTGCGCTGTTCTCTGAACGCTTGCTCGAGAGCCTGAACAATGTGCAGAAACGTCTGGGCGGCGAACGCCATCGACGGATGCTGCTGTTGATGGAAGACGCACTGGCCGAGCAGGGGCGCAGCGGCGCGGTGGATTTGCACCGGGGCTGGATCGAAGGCTTGCTGCGTGAATATTACGACCCGATGTATGTGTTTCAACGCGAGAAGAAGGGCGCGCGGATCGAGTTTGCCGGAGAGCGTGGGGCAGTGATCGAGTATCTGCGCCAGCGGTTGAGTCAGAAACGCTGA
- a CDS encoding PhzF family phenazine biosynthesis protein — translation MDSFHFKQVDVFSHTALKGNPLAVVFDAGNLSDERMAAFANWTNLSETTFILEPQDPRADYRVRIFTTLSELPFAGHPTLGTCHAWLEAGGVPKGAEIVQECGVGLVRIRRDGSELAFLAPPLLRSGPVETDVMERVQRGLGITRDEIVRAQWVDNGAGWLAVMIKDRQQVLNLQPDHSQMQGLAVGVIAAWDSERDGDAAQFEVRAFISGDGMPEDPATGSLNAGIAQWLLAEGLAPDSYTVSQGLSMGRAGQLRINRLGDEIWIGGSVVTCIEGQLRL, via the coding sequence ATGGATTCGTTCCATTTCAAGCAAGTCGATGTTTTCAGCCACACTGCTCTGAAGGGCAATCCGCTGGCGGTAGTCTTTGATGCCGGTAACCTGAGCGATGAGCGCATGGCGGCCTTTGCCAACTGGACCAACCTGAGTGAAACCACCTTCATTCTTGAACCACAGGACCCTCGCGCCGACTATCGCGTGAGGATCTTCACGACACTGAGCGAACTGCCATTTGCCGGGCATCCGACCTTGGGCACCTGCCACGCCTGGCTGGAAGCGGGCGGCGTGCCCAAGGGAGCGGAGATCGTTCAGGAGTGCGGCGTGGGGCTGGTAAGAATAAGGCGCGACGGATCGGAACTCGCTTTCCTCGCGCCGCCGCTCCTGAGGTCCGGGCCGGTTGAGACCGACGTCATGGAGCGGGTGCAGCGCGGTCTGGGAATCACCCGTGACGAGATTGTCCGCGCGCAATGGGTGGACAACGGCGCGGGATGGCTCGCGGTGATGATCAAGGATCGGCAGCAGGTGCTGAACTTGCAACCGGATCATTCGCAGATGCAGGGCCTGGCGGTGGGCGTCATCGCGGCGTGGGATTCCGAGCGCGACGGTGACGCAGCCCAATTTGAGGTGCGTGCGTTTATTTCCGGTGATGGCATGCCCGAGGATCCGGCCACCGGCAGCCTGAATGCCGGGATTGCCCAATGGTTATTGGCGGAGGGGCTGGCGCCCGATTCCTATACCGTCAGCCAGGGCTTGAGCATGGGCCGGGCGGGACAGCTGCGGATAAACCGGCTCGGGGACGAGATCTGGATCGGCGGCTCCGTGGTCACGTGCATTGAGGGGCAATTGCGGCTTTGA
- a CDS encoding FAD-dependent oxidoreductase, with the protein MNRSDVLIIGAGPTGLVLALWLSKLGVRVRIIDKSSAPGTTSRALAVQARTLELYRQLDLADAIVRNGHRVAAANFWVKGKPVARLPLNRIGEGLTPYAFLEIYPQDEHERLLIDRLEDYDVTVERNTTLESFTENGDGLTAHLRLPDGEQEICQACYLAGCDGARSVVRKTLDTGFPGGTYQQIFYVADVRASGPALNGELHLDLDEADFLAVFPLAGEGRARLIGTVRDERAERAETLEFSDVSSRAIEHLNVHIEDVNWFSTYRVHHRVADHFRKGRAFLLGDAAHVHSPAGGQGMNTGIGDAINLAWKLAAVLGGGATAKLLDSYETERIAFARRLVSTTDKVFSFVTAEGRMADLLRTRLAPFVIPKMASFETSREFLFRTVSQITVNYRGMALSEGVAGHVHGGDRLPWAHDGEGDNYEPLRNPCWQVHVYGDTSDEMIAWCNEHHLPLHVFDWRPAFETAGLGRNGFYLLRPDTYVAIADNSADPKVIERYLRDHGIRPFFNCP; encoded by the coding sequence ATGAACCGCAGTGACGTTCTGATCATCGGCGCAGGCCCCACCGGATTGGTACTGGCCCTGTGGCTGAGCAAACTGGGCGTGCGCGTGCGCATCATCGACAAGAGCTCCGCGCCGGGCACCACTTCTCGGGCGCTGGCGGTGCAGGCGCGCACCCTTGAGCTGTACCGACAACTGGATCTGGCCGACGCGATCGTGCGCAACGGACACCGGGTGGCGGCGGCGAATTTCTGGGTCAAGGGCAAACCCGTGGCGCGGCTGCCGCTCAATCGCATCGGCGAAGGCCTGACGCCTTACGCCTTCCTGGAAATCTACCCGCAGGACGAACACGAGCGACTGTTGATCGACCGCCTCGAAGACTACGACGTGACCGTCGAGCGCAACACAACGCTTGAGAGTTTCACGGAAAACGGCGACGGCCTCACCGCGCATTTGCGCCTGCCGGATGGCGAGCAGGAAATCTGTCAGGCCTGCTATCTCGCCGGGTGTGACGGCGCCCGTTCAGTCGTGCGCAAAACCCTCGACACCGGTTTTCCCGGTGGCACTTATCAGCAGATTTTCTACGTCGCCGATGTGCGGGCCAGCGGTCCGGCGCTCAACGGCGAGTTGCATCTGGATCTGGACGAAGCGGACTTTCTGGCGGTGTTCCCGCTGGCCGGCGAAGGCCGTGCGCGGCTGATTGGCACCGTGCGCGACGAACGTGCGGAGCGCGCCGAAACCCTGGAGTTTTCCGATGTCAGCAGCCGCGCCATCGAGCATTTGAACGTGCACATCGAGGACGTCAACTGGTTCTCCACTTACCGCGTGCATCATCGGGTGGCGGATCACTTTCGCAAAGGCCGGGCGTTTCTGCTTGGCGACGCGGCCCACGTGCACAGCCCCGCCGGCGGCCAAGGCATGAACACCGGCATCGGCGATGCGATCAATCTGGCGTGGAAACTCGCGGCGGTGCTCGGCGGCGGCGCCACGGCAAAGCTGCTCGACAGCTACGAAACCGAGCGCATCGCCTTCGCCCGGCGGCTGGTGTCGACCACCGACAAGGTCTTCAGCTTCGTCACCGCCGAAGGGCGAATGGCCGACCTGTTGCGCACGCGGCTGGCACCCTTCGTGATCCCGAAAATGGCCTCATTCGAGACCAGCCGCGAATTCCTGTTTCGCACGGTATCGCAAATCACCGTCAACTATCGAGGCATGGCGTTGAGCGAAGGAGTGGCCGGGCACGTCCACGGCGGCGACCGCTTGCCGTGGGCCCATGATGGCGAGGGGGATAATTACGAACCGCTGCGCAATCCATGCTGGCAGGTGCATGTCTACGGCGACACCAGCGACGAGATGATCGCCTGGTGCAATGAACATCACCTGCCGCTGCACGTGTTCGACTGGCGCCCGGCGTTTGAAACGGCGGGACTGGGGCGCAACGGCTTTTACCTGTTGCGCCCGGATACTTACGTGGCGATTGCCGACAACAGCGCGGATCCGAAGGTGATCGAGCGGTATTTGCGAGATCACGGGATCCGTCCGTTTTTCAATTGCCCCTGA
- a CDS encoding histidine phosphatase family protein — MTNLMKVARRFKHRAYVALPSLLAVSALFLSLESSESRAQPVDGTQTLIFLRHGEKPAGGLGQLNCQGLNRAIELSTLLPEKFGKADYVFAANPTRNVEEGELDNSYSYIRPLMTISPAAIKLGLPVNIEFSANDTSDLARELIADKYHNSTIYTAWSHGYLPELINKVAGKADGEKQTITEDWASGDYDSLYVLTLTWHNGKASLQSHSYKQGLDNGKVTCPT; from the coding sequence ATGACGAACTTGATGAAAGTCGCCAGACGCTTCAAACATCGCGCCTATGTGGCCCTGCCCTCGCTGCTGGCGGTGAGCGCGCTGTTCCTGTCCCTCGAATCCAGCGAAAGCCGCGCGCAACCGGTGGACGGCACCCAGACCCTGATCTTCCTGCGTCACGGGGAAAAACCCGCGGGCGGGCTCGGCCAGCTCAACTGCCAGGGCCTGAACCGCGCCATCGAGCTGTCGACCCTGCTGCCGGAGAAGTTCGGCAAGGCCGACTACGTGTTCGCCGCCAACCCGACTCGCAATGTCGAGGAAGGCGAGCTGGACAACTCCTACAGCTACATTCGCCCGCTGATGACCATCAGCCCCGCCGCCATCAAGCTCGGCCTGCCGGTGAACATCGAGTTCTCGGCCAATGACACCAGCGACCTGGCCCGGGAACTGATTGCCGACAAGTACCACAACTCGACCATCTACACCGCGTGGTCGCACGGCTACCTCCCTGAATTGATCAACAAGGTTGCCGGCAAGGCCGATGGCGAGAAACAGACCATCACCGAGGATTGGGCGTCTGGCGACTATGACTCGCTGTACGTGCTGACCCTGACCTGGCACAACGGCAAGGCCAGCCTGCAGAGCCACAGCTACAAACAGGGGCTGGACAACGGCAAGGTCACATGCCCGACCTGA
- the hemB gene encoding porphobilinogen synthase: protein MSSQFPEARPRRLRRNASLRSLFQETEFSLNDLVLPIFVEEEIDDFVPIKSMPGVMRIPERKLASEIERYARAGIKSVMTFGVSHHLDANGSDTWRENGLVSRMSRIAKDAVPEMIVMSDTCFCEYTDHGHCGVMHNHEVDNDQTLINLGKQAVAAARAGADVIAPSAAMDGQVRAIRRALDDAGFTQIPIMAYSTKFASALYGPFREAGGSALKGDRKSYQMNPMNRREALRESLLDEQEGADALMVKPAGAYLDIIRDIREASTLPLAAYQVSGEYAMIKFGAQAGAIDEDRVVRESLGAIKRAGADLIFTYFAMDLALAGI, encoded by the coding sequence ATGTCCAGTCAGTTCCCCGAAGCACGTCCACGCCGTCTGCGCCGCAATGCGAGCCTGCGCAGCCTGTTCCAGGAAACCGAGTTTTCGCTCAACGATCTGGTACTGCCGATTTTCGTCGAGGAAGAAATCGACGACTTCGTGCCGATCAAAAGCATGCCCGGCGTGATGCGCATTCCGGAGCGCAAACTGGCCAGCGAGATCGAGCGCTATGCCCGGGCCGGGATCAAGTCGGTGATGACCTTCGGCGTGTCCCATCACCTGGACGCCAACGGCAGCGACACCTGGCGCGAAAACGGGCTGGTGTCGCGCATGTCGAGGATCGCCAAGGACGCGGTGCCGGAAATGATCGTGATGTCCGACACCTGCTTCTGCGAGTACACCGACCACGGCCATTGCGGCGTGATGCACAACCATGAAGTCGACAACGACCAGACCCTGATCAACCTCGGCAAGCAAGCCGTGGCCGCCGCCCGTGCCGGTGCCGATGTGATCGCGCCGTCGGCCGCGATGGACGGCCAGGTGCGGGCGATTCGCCGGGCACTGGACGATGCCGGCTTCACGCAGATTCCGATCATGGCCTACTCGACCAAATTCGCCTCGGCGCTTTACGGCCCGTTCCGCGAGGCCGGTGGCAGCGCGTTGAAGGGCGACCGCAAAAGCTATCAGATGAACCCGATGAACCGCCGCGAAGCCCTGCGCGAATCGTTGCTCGACGAGCAGGAAGGCGCCGATGCGCTGATGGTCAAACCGGCCGGCGCGTACCTCGACATCATCCGCGACATCCGCGAAGCCTCGACCCTGCCGCTGGCTGCGTATCAGGTCAGCGGCGAGTACGCGATGATCAAGTTCGGCGCCCAGGCCGGGGCCATCGACGAAGATCGCGTAGTGCGCGAAAGCCTCGGTGCGATCAAACGCGCGGGTGCGGATCTGATCTTCACCTACTTTGCGATGGATCTGGCCCTGGCCGGGATCTGA
- a CDS encoding glutathione binding-like protein, with product MTDLSAFPITQKWPAQYPDWIQLYSLPTPNGVKVSIMLEEIGLPYEPHRVGFDTNDQMSPQFLSLNPNNKIPAILDPHGPDDKPLPLFESGAILIYLADKSGQLLAQEGALRYETIQWLMFQMGGIGPMFGQLGFFNKFAGKDYEDKRPRDRYVDESKRLLSVLNTRLEGRDWIMGERYTIADIATFPWVRNLIGFYEAGDLVGIKDFPNVTRVLERFLARPAVVRGLTIPQ from the coding sequence ATGACCGATCTGTCCGCGTTCCCGATTACCCAGAAATGGCCGGCGCAGTACCCTGACTGGATTCAGCTCTATTCGTTGCCGACCCCCAACGGCGTCAAGGTCTCGATCATGCTTGAAGAGATCGGTCTGCCCTACGAGCCGCACCGCGTGGGCTTCGACACCAACGATCAGATGTCCCCGCAATTCCTGTCGCTGAACCCGAACAACAAGATCCCGGCGATCCTCGATCCCCATGGCCCGGATGACAAACCGCTGCCGTTGTTCGAGTCCGGCGCGATCCTGATTTACCTCGCCGACAAAAGCGGCCAGTTGCTGGCCCAGGAAGGCGCGCTGCGTTACGAAACCATTCAGTGGCTGATGTTCCAGATGGGCGGCATCGGCCCGATGTTCGGCCAGCTAGGTTTCTTCAACAAATTCGCCGGCAAGGACTACGAAGACAAGCGTCCCCGCGACCGCTACGTCGACGAAAGCAAACGTCTGCTAAGCGTCCTCAATACCCGCCTCGAAGGGCGCGACTGGATCATGGGCGAGCGCTACACCATCGCCGACATCGCCACGTTCCCGTGGGTGCGCAACCTGATCGGGTTCTACGAGGCGGGCGATCTGGTCGGCATCAAGGACTTCCCGAACGTCACCCGGGTGCTGGAGCGCTTTCTGGCGCGGCCGGCGGTGGTGCGTGGTCTGACGATTCCTCAATAA